The following DNA comes from Kitasatospora sp. NBC_01287.
GGCGGCCGCGAGCGGGCTGAACACGCGCTCCGCCCGCGGCCCGGCAATGGCGAGCCCGACAGCAGGCGGGAGAGCGGCAGGCGGGACGGCGAGCGGCGGGGCAGCGGGCGAGAAGGTGCGCGGGGCGTCGGGTGGGGTGGCAGATGGCAGGACGTGCGGGACGTGGACGTGCGGGACGTGCGGGACCGCGAAGGAGCCGGTGGCGGCCGAGGCGGCGAGGGCGGCCCGGATCGCGGCGGGGTCGTCCAGGGCCAGCTCGGCGGTGAGCAGGCACAGGCGCGGGTCGGGTCCTCTCGCGCCCCGCTCCGACTGCCGCGTCAGCGCGGTCGCCTCCGCCAGCGCGCGTCGCCCGGCCGACAGTTCGCCGCGCGCGGCCCTCGCCACCGCCAACGTCCCGAGTGCGGCGACCCGCTGGGCGAGCGCGCCCGGGACGGCCGAGGTCAGCGCCGCCTGGACCACGGTCAGCGCCTGCTCCGGGTTGCCGGCGAGCAGGTGACGTTCGGCGGCCCAGCGGAGCAGTTCCGGCTCGGCCCACCCGGCGGTCTCGGCCCCATCGGCGGCCTCCGCCCAGCCGCCCGCGCCCGAGCCCCCGCCCGCGCGTCGGAGCGTGCCGAGCTCGGCCAGGCCGTCCGCGATCAGCTCACCGAACCCGGCCAGCGCCTGCCCCGCCGAGCGGAGCAGCACGACCCGGGCCCGGGTCCGCAGCGCCACTGCCACCTGGGGGCCGGCGCCCAGCGCCTGCAGCGCCAGCGCCCGAGCCTGCGGCCAGTGCGCGGCGTCCGAGGCGTAGTCGGCCGCGTCCACCACGGTCCGCGCGCCCAGCGAACCCTGCCGGATCGCCAGCACGGCCAGCTCGTAGGCCGTTTCAGGTGCCCCGCGCCGGTGCGCCCGGCGAGCCGCCTCCGCCAGCGCCCGGGCGCCGGGGGCGTCCAGCTGGGCCAGCGCGGCGAGCCGGACGCACTCGTCGGGGTCGGGCTCGACGGCGGCCAACGCGGCTCGGGCGGAGGCCAGTTCGGCCGGCGAGGCCTCGGCCAGCAGGACGGTGGGGACCATCGGCTCGCCGAACCGCAGCTCACCGGCGCGCAGTTCCCCCGCAGGCCCGGCCGCGCCCAGCACCGGGTCGGTGGTGGACGGGGTGTCGACCAGCTCCAACAGGCCGGCCCGCAAGGCGCCGTCGAGCAGCCGCAGCGGCTCGCTGCCCGCGGCCCGGCGCAGCAGCGCCAGGGTCGGACGCGTCGCCGCGGCGGCCGCCAGCAGCAGCTGCCGCTCCGCCGCCCCGTACGGGCGCAGCCGCTCCAGCACCTGGGCCCGCAGGCTCGGCGGCACCCGGTACGGGGTCACCAGGCCGAGCCGGGTGCCGGCCCGCGCGAGCTCCAGCGCATGGCCCGGGTTGCCCGCCGCGACCCGCTGGACGTCGCGGAGCAGCACCGCCGGCAGCGGGCCGCCGAGGTCGCGGGCCAGCAGGTCGGCGACGGCGGTCGGTGCCAGCGCGGCCAGTCGCACCTCGACCGTCGACGGCGGGCAGACCTCCCACCAGCGGACCGCCCCGTCCCCGCCCGGCCCGTCCTGAGCGTCCGCCTTCTCGACACCCCCGCCGTCGGCCGCGGGGCCACCGGCCGTAGGACCCGCCCCGCCCCGCGCACCCGCCCCCGCACCGTCCCGCACGGTCGCGAGCACCCGCACCCCCGCCTGTGCCCCACCCGCCCGGCGCAGCGCGAAGCCCAGCGCCCGCGCGCTCGGCACGTCCAGCCACTGCAGGTCGTCGAGCACCAGCAGCAGGCCACCGCCCTCGGCCGGCGCGGCCGCCAGCCGCAGCAGTTCCACCAGGCCGCGCCCGAGCGCCAGCCGGTCCACCGCGGCGCCGGGGCAGGGCCGGGGCAGGGCCGCCGCCGGCGCGGCACCCGCCGACTGCGGCAGCGCGTCGAGCAGCGCCGCCGGGCGACCGCCCGGCAGGCCGGCGAGCAGGTCGCCGAGGCCGACGTAGGGCAGCGCGCGCTCCGGCACGGCGGGTGCGCAGCGCAGCACGACGGCACCGCACCGGGCGGCCTCGGCGGCGAGCGCGTCGGCGAGGGCGGTGCGCCCGATGCCGGCGGGCCCGGTCAGCAGGGCCGCTCCGCCGGTGCGCAACGCGGCTCGGGCGGCGCGCAGTTCGTCCTCGCGTCCGATCGGGGCCGCCTCGTCCCGGGCCCCGCCCCGGCCCCCGCCCGCGCCCATCTGCCGCGCCACCTCCCAGTCGCCTGCCGCCGGTCCGCGACCGCCGCCCGGGGCCATGTCAGCATGGACCTGACACCTGATCGGCCGACCACGTCCCCGGCGAAGGTCCATCTCAACCCCCGCCAGACGCCCCGTCAATAAGGGCAACCGGGCAAGCGTTCAGCCGAAACCCGGAGTTCACCGCCGTTGACCTGGTGCTGATCCGGCGCAAAGAGGCCGCCGCGCGCGAGGAAGACCACCGGTGCGAGGAGGCCACCGGGCAGGCCTGCGCCCGGGCCTCGCGAACGGGGCCCGGGCGGCTGCGGCGGTGCGGTCGCGGCCAGTGCCGCGTCAGGCGGCCTCGAAGCCCGCGTGCCCGGCGATCTTCTTCAGCTCCGCCAGGGCGTGCTTCTCGATCTGGCGGATCCGCTCGCGGGTCAGGCCGTGCTGCTTGCCCACCTCGGTGAGGGTGCGCTCGCGGCCGTCCTCCATGCCGTAGCGGGAGCGGATGATCGAGGCGGTGCGGTCGTCCAGGCGGCCGATCAGGTCGTCCAGTTCCTCGCGGCGGAGCATGACCAGCACGGCGTCCTCCGGGGAGACCGCGCCGGTGTCCTCGACCAGGTCGCCGAACTGGGTCTCGCCCTCGTCGTCCACCGCCATGTTGAGGCTGACCGGGTCGCGCGCCCAGTCGAGCACGTCCTTGATCCGGGCCTCCGTGGTGTCCAACTCGGCGGCGATCTCGGCCGGCTCGGCCTCGCGACCCAGCTCCTTGGACTTCTCCCGCTGGACCCGGCGGATCCGGCCCAGCTCCTCGACCAGGTGGACGGGCAGCCGGATGGTGCGGGACTGATCGGCGATCGAGCGGGTGATCGCCTGGCGGATCCACCAGGTCGCGTAGGTGGAGAACTTGAAGCCCTTGGCGTAGTCGAACTTCTCGACCGCGCGGACCAGGCCCGCGTTGCCCTCCTGGATAAGGTCGAGCAACGGCAGCCCGCTGCGCGGGTAGCGACGGGCGACGGCGACCACCAGGCGCAGGTTGGAGCGGATGAAGACGTCCTTCGCCCGCTCGGCGTCGGCGGCTATCGCCTCCAACTCCTCGCGGGTCGTACCCTCGGGAAGTGCGGCACCGTTGCCGTCCACATCCTCCAGCAGGTGCTGGGCGTAGACGCCGGCTTCGATGCGCAGCGACAGTTCGACCTCCTCGGCGGCATCGAGGAGGGGCGTCCTGGCGATCTCGTCGAGGTACATACCGACCAGGTCGCGGTCGGCCTCGAAATTGGTCGGGCGGGCCGTACGAGTCCGGTCGGCCCTGTCGCGAACGACGGCACGGGTGGCCATGCTTGCTCCCTTGCTGGTGAATGCCCGGGTCTGGCTGCAGGACTTCCTTGGGGGCGACGACACGCCTGCTCACTGTGCGGGACCCCGGGGGCCTCGCACGTAACAATCCAACGAGCAGAATCCGGACAACATTCCCAAGTCGCTCAGATTCTTCGGACGATGCAGTATCCTGCGCGCCCGGCCTCGGAATTCGCACCCGGTGCGACCGCTCGGTCACACCGGGTGGATCGGGCTGCCTACGGGGACCACTCGGCAAACGCCCCAGGGCCCGCGAACGATCCCCGCACCAGGTCCGCACAAAAGATGCCAAATCGCGATGCGCCTCCCATCGGATCGCCGCCTCGCGCTGGGAAGGTGTCAGCCATGCACCTGACCAGTGGCCTCGACCGCCGCACCCCGACCTCGCGGCGCACCCTGCGCGCCCGACTGCCGCGCTACGCGGCGATCGCCATGGGCGCGCTCGCGCTCTTCGGGGTGCTGCTCGCCCTGGTCGAGGGCGGCTGGGGCCCACTGGCCCGGCTCGACCACGGCTGGGCCGCGGCGCTGCACGGCTACGCCCGGCAGCACACCGCGTGGACCGCCTCGCTGGAGACCACCACGACGCTCGGCTGCCCCCTGGTGATGCGCACCCTGCTCGGGCTCGCCGCCGCCTGGCTCTGGGCCATCGGCGCCCGCACCCTGGCCGGCTGGACCGCCGCCCAGGCACTGGTGGGCTGGGGAGCCGCCTGGGCCGCCAAGTCACTGGCGGACCGGGCCAGACCGAGCTGGCCCGACCCGGTCGCACACGCCGCCGGCGCCGCGTTCCCCTCCGGGCACGCGATGGCCTCGGCGATCACGGCGGCCACGCTGGTCGCCCTGATCTGGCCGCGGGCCGACCGCGCCGTGCGGATCACCTGCTGCGCGCTGGGCGCACTGGGCACCGCGGTGGTCGGCTTCACCCGGGTCGGACTCGGGGTGCACTGGCCGAGCGACGTGCTGGGCGGCTGGTTCCTCGCGGGCGCGGTGGTCGGCGGGACCACGGTGGCGGTGGAGCTGTGGCGGCCCGGCGCGCTCTCCCGCGATGTGCGGCGGGTGGACTGGCGGACCAGGCCCCGGGTGCAGAGCGTGCTGGCCGCGGCGGTGCCGTTCCCCGAGCTGGCGCCCGGCACGTTCGAGGTGGAGTTCGACACCCGCGGGCCTGACGGTTCGTGAGATACCTCACACGAGTGATCCGCCGACCATCGGGGAGGTAACCGGGCAGGGCGGTCCGAGTCCGCCCAGGGCGGGTCCAGCCATGACAAAGAGGTATCAACTCGGGCAAAAAGTCCGGAAAATGGATCACCGCCAGGCCCTTCGAACGCCCTGGAAACGGCCGGTTCGCGTGCCGGAGAGATCCACCACATGACACCGGACTCCCCAGTAAGTGCCCGGGTAGGGCAGACTGCTTCGGCTGGGCATACCCATGTCCAGTTCGGGGGAACCGAGCACGACAGCGCGGCGGCGGCCGGTCGTCCGGAACTCGCGCCCATGCGTCAGCTCCGTACACCGACCAGCAGCAACCGCGCTCGCACTGCGGCCGACCCCGCAGCAGCACCTGCCCACGAACCGAGCGACGGGGGTCCGATGACCACGCACACGGCGGGCGAGCCGTACGGTTCGTACGGCCCGCCGGAGTCGTACGGGTCGGCACAGCCGTACCCGGCGGCGCCGACGCAGGGTCAGCCGGATCCGGAGCAGCAGTACGGCGCACAGGCGGCGGTGCCGCAGCAGGGCTACGGCCAGCCGGAGGGCTACCCGCAGGGCTACCCGTACCAGCAGCAGTCGCCCGGCTACGCGGAGCACCAGGGCTACGGCGAGCAGCAGGGTTTCGGCGAGCAGCCCGGCTACGGACAGCCGCAGGGATACGGACAGGCGTACCAGGAGAACCCCTACCAGCAGCAGTCCGGCTACGGTCAGCAGTCCCCCGGCTACGGCGAGCAGCAGCAGCAGGGCTACGGTCAGCAGCAGGGCTACCCCCAGGACCCGCAGCAGCCCGCCGCCGAGCAGTACTACGCCGGGCACTACCGCAGCGAGCCGGAGCCGTACGCGGTCTCCGAGCCGTACACGCTGCCGCCCGACTACGGCATGCCGCAGCTCTTCGGCGACCCGCCGACCATGTCCCTGTCGCTGCGCGCGATCGAGTCCTACGCCCCGCCGGCCCCCGGGCAGCTGCCTCAGCAGCGCGAGTCCGCCGACGGGCAGCCGGAGTCGGCGCAGTCCGAGGAGGCGGCGGCCGGGCGCAACGGGCTGATCATGGCGATCGGCACGCTGGCCTCGCGCGGGCTGGGCTTCGTGCGCAGCGCGATGCTCGCCTACGCGCTCGGCATCAAGGACGTGGCGGCGACCTTCAACATCGCCAACACGCTGCCGAACATCGTCTTCACCATGCTCATCGGCGGCGCGCTCAGCTCGGTCTTCGTGCCCGAACTGGTGAAGGCGCAGCGGACCCACAAGGACGGCGGCGTCGCGTACACCGACCGGCTGCTCACGCTGTGCACGGTGGCGCTGGTGGCCCTGACGGCGGTGGCGGTCTTCGCCGCTCCGCTCCTGGTCAGCGTCTACGCGCCGCACTGGCACGGCGTGCAGCGCGACCTGACCATCGCGCTCGCCCGGTACTGCCTGCCCGAGATCCTCTTCTACGGCCTCTTCACCCTGCTCGGCCAGGTGCTCAACGCCCGCGGCAAGTTCGCCGCGATGATGTGGGCGCCCGCGCTGAACAACATCGTGGCGATCGCGGTCTTCGGGCTCTACGCCGTGATCGGCGGCCAGGCGGCATCGGTCGGCAAGGTGACCTCTGGGCAGACGGCGATCCTGGGCATCGGCACCACGCTCGGCGTGGTGGTGCAGGCCCTGGGCATGCTGCCCTCGCTCCGGGCGGCCAAGTTCCGCTGGACCCCGCGCTTCGACTGGCGCGGCGCCGGCCTGAGCCAGCCGCTGCGGGCGGCGAGCTGGGCACTGCTGCTCGTGGTGGTCACCCAGGTGGCGTTCACCGCGCTGACCGCGCTGACCACCAGCATCGACTCCGGCGCCAGCAACGCGGCGTACAGCAACGCCTACGCGCTCTTCGTCGTCCCGCAGGGCGTCATCACCATCTCCCTGGTGACCGCGATCCTGCCGCAGATGGCCCGGGCGGCGGACGAGGGCAACCTGCCGAAGATCGGTGCGGACCTGTCCCGGGTGCTGCGGAACTCCGCTGCGATGATCATTCCGATCACCATGCTCTTCGTCGCGTTCGCCGGCCAGATCTCCGGTCTCGCCTACGGCTACGGAGCCGGCACCCAGGGCATCTCGCTGATCAGCTACTCGCTGCTGGCCTTCGCGATCGGCATCCCGTTCTTCTGCGCCCAGTACGCGCTGGCCCGCGGCTTCTACGCGATGAGCGACGCGCGGACCCCGTTCTGGCTGACCGTGGTCTCCTCCGGCACCAACGTGCTGCTCTCCTACCTGGCCTTCCTGCTG
Coding sequences within:
- a CDS encoding AAA family ATPase — protein: MGAGGGRGGARDEAAPIGREDELRAARAALRTGGAALLTGPAGIGRTALADALAAEAARCGAVVLRCAPAVPERALPYVGLGDLLAGLPGGRPAALLDALPQSAGAAPAAALPRPCPGAAVDRLALGRGLVELLRLAAAPAEGGGLLLVLDDLQWLDVPSARALGFALRRAGGAQAGVRVLATVRDGAGAGARGGAGPTAGGPAADGGGVEKADAQDGPGGDGAVRWWEVCPPSTVEVRLAALAPTAVADLLARDLGGPLPAVLLRDVQRVAAGNPGHALELARAGTRLGLVTPYRVPPSLRAQVLERLRPYGAAERQLLLAAAAATRPTLALLRRAAGSEPLRLLDGALRAGLLELVDTPSTTDPVLGAAGPAGELRAGELRFGEPMVPTVLLAEASPAELASARAALAAVEPDPDECVRLAALAQLDAPGARALAEAARRAHRRGAPETAYELAVLAIRQGSLGARTVVDAADYASDAAHWPQARALALQALGAGPQVAVALRTRARVVLLRSAGQALAGFGELIADGLAELGTLRRAGGGSGAGGWAEAADGAETAGWAEPELLRWAAERHLLAGNPEQALTVVQAALTSAVPGALAQRVAALGTLAVARAARGELSAGRRALAEATALTRQSERGARGPDPRLCLLTAELALDDPAAIRAALAASAATGSFAVPHVPHVHVPHVLPSATPPDAPRTFSPAAPPLAVPPAALPPAVGLAIAGPRAERVFSPLAAATTPDLLALGLRCAAHAQLGEVAAATAAATRLSEALAALGEPLAHPAPAAGPVHGPALHAVALAELVGGSARLAGELARRAAAGAAAAGDRWHQVRALGVLGESGLLRGDAAATAAGVEVLQEARRLSAAAGFADPAAVRRLALLAEGLAALGEHGAAAQALHQGGELASRWAGAPQAPALAVLDRSAGLAQAGVGNGREAVELLRRSAERQRALGLPLDLARTLVALGSVERRLRHRPGARAALLEARDLCADHGARPLLARVARELERLDQAVALPGSDGGLLTASEQRMAGLAADGASNREVAAALFVSVKTVEGTLSRVYRKLGVRSRAGLARALATGG
- a CDS encoding sigma-70 family RNA polymerase sigma factor; translation: MATRAVVRDRADRTRTARPTNFEADRDLVGMYLDEIARTPLLDAAEEVELSLRIEAGVYAQHLLEDVDGNGAALPEGTTREELEAIAADAERAKDVFIRSNLRLVVAVARRYPRSGLPLLDLIQEGNAGLVRAVEKFDYAKGFKFSTYATWWIRQAITRSIADQSRTIRLPVHLVEELGRIRRVQREKSKELGREAEPAEIAAELDTTEARIKDVLDWARDPVSLNMAVDDEGETQFGDLVEDTGAVSPEDAVLVMLRREELDDLIGRLDDRTASIIRSRYGMEDGRERTLTEVGKQHGLTRERIRQIEKHALAELKKIAGHAGFEAA
- a CDS encoding phosphatase PAP2 family protein — translated: MHLTSGLDRRTPTSRRTLRARLPRYAAIAMGALALFGVLLALVEGGWGPLARLDHGWAAALHGYARQHTAWTASLETTTTLGCPLVMRTLLGLAAAWLWAIGARTLAGWTAAQALVGWGAAWAAKSLADRARPSWPDPVAHAAGAAFPSGHAMASAITAATLVALIWPRADRAVRITCCALGALGTAVVGFTRVGLGVHWPSDVLGGWFLAGAVVGGTTVAVELWRPGALSRDVRRVDWRTRPRVQSVLAAAVPFPELAPGTFEVEFDTRGPDGS
- the murJ gene encoding murein biosynthesis integral membrane protein MurJ; the encoded protein is MTTHTAGEPYGSYGPPESYGSAQPYPAAPTQGQPDPEQQYGAQAAVPQQGYGQPEGYPQGYPYQQQSPGYAEHQGYGEQQGFGEQPGYGQPQGYGQAYQENPYQQQSGYGQQSPGYGEQQQQGYGQQQGYPQDPQQPAAEQYYAGHYRSEPEPYAVSEPYTLPPDYGMPQLFGDPPTMSLSLRAIESYAPPAPGQLPQQRESADGQPESAQSEEAAAGRNGLIMAIGTLASRGLGFVRSAMLAYALGIKDVAATFNIANTLPNIVFTMLIGGALSSVFVPELVKAQRTHKDGGVAYTDRLLTLCTVALVALTAVAVFAAPLLVSVYAPHWHGVQRDLTIALARYCLPEILFYGLFTLLGQVLNARGKFAAMMWAPALNNIVAIAVFGLYAVIGGQAASVGKVTSGQTAILGIGTTLGVVVQALGMLPSLRAAKFRWTPRFDWRGAGLSQPLRAASWALLLVVVTQVAFTALTALTTSIDSGASNAAYSNAYALFVVPQGVITISLVTAILPQMARAADEGNLPKIGADLSRVLRNSAAMIIPITMLFVAFAGQISGLAYGYGAGTQGISLISYSLLAFAIGIPFFCAQYALARGFYAMSDARTPFWLTVVSSGTNVLLSYLAFLLLSPHWKVVGMAGAQTAACVISMTITGRALAKRLQSLPPAPEDPEARARVVRASLTNRTGSGLDGRRVFGLHLGLVLACLPGALIGHFLAAGVGSMLGGGFFGNALGLGVGSVAVLGSLFVLAKPLGAAAAVAPLARKLRLPYPQAPEPSGRRRRR